Proteins from a single region of Gemmatimonadota bacterium:
- a CDS encoding exo-alpha-sialidase, whose product QRGPAITTWATPSGVRLLIAYHTKPVNEQVEIHVAYTDDNGATPWVDQLLETVGVTDHVANGKILQLPRPDLVRRADLSTQQVVVAYPAFDAATGTNDVVTQLSSDGGVKWTKKSLPLPAATRHDRFFPTLATTEPLGRNVLLAYYDTREDPAPVGSRLGVWASVLDPSSNQWTQPFPVASGPNVPFTPCIIRGDFYGHYFAVAGASDNAPGLPATSFWPHWADSRNFQRTEVWSARIVP is encoded by the coding sequence CCAGCGGGGCCCGGCCATCACGACCTGGGCTACGCCCAGCGGGGTGAGACTTCTGATCGCCTACCACACGAAGCCCGTCAACGAGCAGGTCGAGATCCACGTCGCCTACACGGACGACAACGGCGCCACGCCGTGGGTCGACCAGCTCCTCGAGACCGTCGGCGTCACCGATCATGTGGCCAACGGGAAGATCCTGCAGCTTCCGCGGCCGGACCTCGTCCGTCGTGCGGATCTCTCCACCCAGCAGGTGGTGGTGGCGTACCCCGCCTTCGACGCCGCCACGGGCACCAACGACGTGGTGACCCAGCTCTCGTCCGACGGTGGCGTCAAATGGACCAAGAAGAGCCTTCCCCTCCCAGCGGCCACCCGCCACGACCGGTTCTTCCCGACGCTGGCGACGACGGAGCCCCTGGGCCGGAATGTCCTGCTGGCCTACTACGATACGCGGGAGGACCCGGCTCCGGTGGGATCACGCCTGGGCGTCTGGGCCTCGGTCCTGGATCCCAGCAGCAACCAGTGGACGCAGCCGTTCCCGGTGGCCTCGGGCCCCAACGTTCCCTTCACCCCCTGCATCATCAGGGGGGACTTCTACGGACATTACTTCGCGGTCGCGGGGGCGAGCGACAATGCGCCCGGGCTGCCCGCGACCAGCTTCTGGCCGCACTGGGCAGACTCCAGAAATTTCCAGAGGACCGAGGTCTGGAGCGCGCGGATCGTGCCCTAG